One genomic window of Deltaproteobacteria bacterium includes the following:
- a CDS encoding hydrogenase iron-sulfur subunit, whose amino-acid sequence MSGVSEDAAWEPRIMAFVCNWCTYAGADLAGTSRMEYRPNVRIVKLPCTGRIDPLFIIKAFENGADGVLVSGCHPGDCHYTTGNYHARRRWIGFRSLMEFCGIDMRRLHFSWVSASEAIKWVELINKITDEVKSLGPFMEYRRINEGA is encoded by the coding sequence ATGAGTGGAGTGAGCGAAGATGCGGCCTGGGAGCCGCGCATAATGGCCTTTGTCTGCAACTGGTGCACCTATGCGGGGGCCGACCTGGCCGGGACGAGCCGGATGGAGTACAGGCCCAACGTGCGCATCGTAAAGCTTCCGTGCACCGGGCGGATCGATCCGCTCTTCATCATAAAGGCCTTCGAGAACGGCGCCGACGGCGTGCTCGTATCGGGCTGTCACCCCGGCGACTGCCACTACACCACTGGCAACTACCATGCCAGGCGGCGCTGGATAGGCTTCAGGAGCCTCATGGAGTTCTGCGGCATCGACATGCGCAGGCTCCATTTTTCGTGGGTCTCGGCCTCGGAGGCCATAAAGTGGGTGGAGCTCATAAACAAGATCACCGACGAGGTCAAATCCCTCGGTCCCTTCATGGAGTACCGGCGGATAAACGAAGGCGCCTGA
- a CDS encoding Fe-S oxidoreductase: MENELRRKARELLESGEVKVVIGYGWNRRRTFTTPIFVTRPDDTDRLIFNERCVNNLSVYLTRKYRDIQALGRPAIVAKGCDIRNIAVLISEGQVEREGVYIIGVVCRGVVYRQELWKGELRPEIMPVKCHNCDVRNPHIADAVVGEPSDFTPPEEPAGMVFDKIREVDAMEPAQRWAFWMEHFRRCIKCYACRQVCSLCYCERCITEKNMPQWIETSAHPRGNLAWNLIRAMHLTGRCTFCGECERACPVNIPLNVINQKMSLVVGEAFDYRSGYDPGEHPPMIVFRPDDREDFIK, encoded by the coding sequence ATGGAAAACGAACTGAGACGCAAGGCGCGGGAGCTTCTCGAAAGCGGCGAGGTCAAGGTGGTGATAGGCTACGGCTGGAACAGGCGCCGCACCTTCACAACCCCGATCTTCGTAACGAGGCCCGACGATACGGACAGGCTCATATTCAACGAGCGGTGCGTAAACAACCTCTCCGTCTACCTGACGCGCAAGTACCGCGACATCCAGGCCCTGGGCCGTCCCGCCATAGTGGCCAAGGGCTGCGACATCAGGAACATCGCCGTGCTCATAAGCGAGGGACAGGTCGAGAGGGAGGGGGTCTACATCATAGGCGTCGTCTGCAGGGGCGTGGTCTACCGCCAGGAGCTCTGGAAGGGCGAGCTGCGGCCCGAGATCATGCCCGTCAAGTGCCACAACTGCGATGTGCGAAACCCCCACATAGCGGACGCCGTCGTCGGAGAGCCCTCGGACTTCACGCCGCCGGAGGAGCCCGCGGGCATGGTCTTCGACAAGATACGCGAGGTCGACGCCATGGAGCCGGCACAGCGCTGGGCCTTCTGGATGGAGCACTTCAGGCGGTGCATAAAGTGCTACGCCTGCCGCCAGGTCTGCTCGCTCTGCTACTGCGAGCGGTGCATAACGGAGAAGAACATGCCCCAGTGGATAGAGACGTCGGCCCATCCGAGGGGAAACCTGGCGTGGAACCTCATACGCGCCATGCACCTGACGGGGCGCTGCACCTTCTGCGGCGAGTGCGAGAGGGCCTGTCCCGTCAACATACCGCTCAACGTCATAAACCAGAAGATGTCGCTCGTCGTGGGCGAGGCCTTCGACTACCGGTCGGGCTACGACCCTGGGGAGCACCCTCCCATGATCGTCTTCAGGCCCGACGACAGGGAAGACTTCATAAAGTAG
- a CDS encoding heterodisulfide reductase subunit F encodes MCSSKHDNIYLPHLVTIEDIYEETPDTRSYRLVFKDERLRESFDFKAGQFGLYSAFGYGESTFCIASSPTRKGYIQCTFRRVGRVTGGLAELEIGDTMGFRGPYGNHFPIEEWKGRNIVFIAGGIGLPPVRSVIWNCLDRREDFADLTIVYGARTVADLVYKNELRHWDERDDVELVCAVDPGGETPEWTGRVGFVPAVLEEAAPAARNSIAIVCGPPIMIKFVLQALDRLGFSDEQVYTTLENKMKCGVGKCGRCNVGDVYVCKEGPVYTAAEVKRMYNDF; translated from the coding sequence ATGTGCAGCAGCAAGCATGACAACATATATCTCCCCCACCTCGTGACCATAGAGGACATATACGAGGAGACGCCGGACACGCGCAGCTACCGGCTCGTCTTCAAGGACGAACGCCTGCGCGAGAGCTTCGACTTCAAGGCCGGCCAGTTCGGCCTCTACTCGGCCTTCGGCTACGGCGAGAGCACCTTCTGCATCGCCTCGTCGCCGACGCGCAAGGGCTACATCCAGTGCACCTTCCGGCGGGTGGGCCGGGTGACGGGCGGGCTGGCGGAGCTCGAGATAGGCGACACCATGGGCTTTCGCGGCCCCTACGGAAACCACTTTCCCATCGAGGAGTGGAAGGGCAGGAACATAGTCTTCATAGCCGGGGGCATAGGGCTTCCGCCGGTGCGCTCGGTCATATGGAACTGTCTGGACAGGCGCGAGGACTTCGCCGACCTCACCATAGTCTACGGCGCGCGCACCGTGGCCGATCTCGTCTACAAGAACGAGCTCAGGCACTGGGACGAGCGCGACGACGTGGAGCTCGTCTGCGCCGTGGACCCCGGCGGCGAGACGCCGGAGTGGACCGGCCGGGTGGGGTTCGTGCCCGCCGTCCTCGAAGAGGCGGCGCCGGCGGCGCGCAACTCCATAGCCATAGTCTGCGGCCCGCCCATCATGATAAAGTTCGTGCTCCAGGCCCTCGACCGCCTCGGCTTCAGCGACGAGCAGGTCTACACGACGCTGGAGAACAAGATGAAGTGCGGCGTGGGCAAGTGCGGCAGGTGCAACGTGGGGGACGTCTACGTCTGCAAGGAAGGCCCCGTCTACACGGCGGCCGAAGTGAAGAGGATGTACAACGACTTCTGA